From a single Carcharodon carcharias isolate sCarCar2 chromosome 4, sCarCar2.pri, whole genome shotgun sequence genomic region:
- the LOC121277329 gene encoding interleukin-8-like, producing the protein MNCRTTFSVLTVLMLSGLLSDARVIGVVKMDLRCKCIRSTADFISPRHMKEIEIIPCGPHCPQVEIIATLKKGRQTCLDPSAPWVKKMVKKISQRKEDC; encoded by the exons ATGAACTGCAGAACTACCTTCAGTGTATTAACTGTCCTGATGCTTTCTGGACTTTTGTCAGATG CCCGAGTCATTGGTGTGGTGAAAATGGATCTGCGCTGTAAATGCATCAGATCCACAGCTGACTTCATCTCCCCAAGGCACATGAAGGAGATTGAAATCATACCTTGTGGTCCACACTGTCCCCAAGTTGAAATTAT TGCAACTCTTAAAAAAGGAAGACAGACCTGTTTGGATCCAAGTGCACCTTGGGTGAAGAAGATGGTGAAGAAGATTTCTCAACG AAAAGAAGATTGTTGA